From one Lotus japonicus ecotype B-129 chromosome 3, LjGifu_v1.2 genomic stretch:
- the LOC130744247 gene encoding uncharacterized protein LOC130744247, translated as MPKKRRDPGSFTIPVEIEGLTVVEALCDLGASINLMPLSMFKRLNLGEVTPTMISLQMADRSLKTPYGIIEDVVVKVDKFVFPVDFIILDMEEDSKVPLILGRPFLATGEAEIKVAKGTLTLRVGEDEVLFNIFDSLKHRADDEVFRCEVVDELVCEEFVRISIKDPLETTIMEGLEIEDQNLESELDSLYHVVNATLSQLESVSSLATKSIWKEELIRDEEIQIDEKSELKPLPSSLKYAYLEEGENKPVILSSALTPLEEEKLLRVLRDHKSALGWTIDDIKVKFMPCKPCFDVLLLSNACMSRSHATLLILDHVMLVFNMTIVNI; from the exons ATGCCTAAAAAGAGGAGAGATCCCGGGAGCTTTACTATTCCGGTAGAGATAGAGGGATTAACTGTggtagaagccttgtgtgatttaggagcgagtatcaatttgatgccgctcaGTATGTTCAAAAGGTTGAACTTAGGTGAGGTTACCCCAActatgatttctttgcaaatggcggacAGGTCTTTAAAAACCCCTTACGGGATCATTGAGGATGTTGTGGTTAAGGTGGATAAGTTTGTTTTCCCAGTGGATTTTATCATTCTTGACATGGAAGAGGACTCAAAAGTCCCTCTCATATTGGGGAGAccattcttagccactggtgagGCTGAAATTAAAGTGGCCAAGGGAACTCTAACTTTGAGAGTGGGTGAAGATGAGGTCCTCTTTAATATCTTTGACTCCTTAAAACACCGAGCGGATGATGAAGTTTTTCGGTGTGAAGTGGTTGATGAGCTTGTGTGTGaagagtttgttaggatatcTATTAAGGACCCCTTGGAAACAACAATCATGGAGGGGCTAGAAATAGAGGACCAAAATCTTGAGAGTGAACTTGACTCCTTGTACCATGTGGTGAATGCTACTCTATCTCAATTAGAATCTGTCTCATCTCTTGCCACCAAAAGCATTTGGAAAGAAGAATTAATTAGGGATGAGGAGATTCAAATTGATGAGAAGAGTGAGCTCAAGCcactcccttcctctctcaagTATGCTTATCTTGAGGAAGGTGAGAATAAACCTGTTATTTTGAGTAGTGCTCTCACACCTTTAGAAGAGGAGAAACTCCTCAGAGTTTTGAGGGATCACAAGTCAGCTTTGGGTTGGACTATAGATgatatcaaag TGAAATTCATGCCTTGTAAGCCTTGTTTTGACGTGTTGCTACTGTCCAATGCTTGTATGTCTAGATCTCATGCTACCTTGCTAATTTTGGACCATGTTATGCTTGTTTTCAACATGACTATAGTGAATatttga